The nucleotide sequence ATTCATCCGTCCCATAAGTGAAACCGAAAATCGGCAGCGCCGCTTTAACCACACCGACCCCCAACAATACGATATAGACCTTTTTGCCGTCTCCGCACCGATAGCTGTTAAAGCCGGCATTGTTGTTATTTCCCATCCCCCGGCGGTAAACCCGCTCGGTATGGTTCCAGCTGTCCAGGGGCCACCCTGACTGACATCTTAAAATGGCCTCATACTGAGCCACATCGATACTGTCTCCCTCTCCTGTCTTTTGAGCACGGATATAGGCGGCCAAAGCGGAATAAGCCGCCAGAAAACCGGTATAATAATCGGCAATGCTGACTTCTGCGGGAGCAGGCCGGGTGCCGGGCAGACCATTCATAGACATCAGTCCGCCAAAGGCCTGAGCAATTGGATCATAAGAGGCCCGGCCGGTATAACTGCGGTCTCCTGTCTGACCGAATCCGGAGATGTGCACGATGACCAGCCGGGGATTGACTTCCCATAGGACCTCATCTGTAAGCCCCCATTTCCCGTATTGTCCTCCTCGGGATGCCTCGATAAAAATGTCGGCCTTGCCAAGCAAACGCAAAAATATCTCTTTTCCCTCCGGGGTCGGGATATTCAGGGCAATAGTTCTTTGGTTCCGCCGATCCAGCTGAGAGGCCATCCCTGGACCATAGCGGGTAATATCCATGGCTTTGGCGCTCTCCACCCAGATCACATCCGCTCCCATATCCGCCATCAGTGCCGCGGCAAAAGGCCCGGCAATGGACATCGAAGCATGCATGACCCGGACTCCTTGAAGAGCACCCCTTTGCGGGGCATCCGCACGCTTAACCATAGTGACACCTCTTCTTCCCTACTTTTTATCCGGGAGTCCCTTTCCTCCGGAAGTCGCTCCCAGCTTCCTTTAAAAGAGCAAGGGGCCTAAAGTCAGACAAACCAAGGCACCAATCACCGGGGATACAATGGCCAGGGGAACTGTGTATTGATAAATTTCCCTGGAACAGACCCATTCACTGTTCCCATGCATCAAAGCTGCCAAAGGACTGGATGCCGGAAACACGATCCCCATCAGACAGGAGACGCATAGAGCTACCGTGAGCATCCCGGGGCTGACGCCAACCACCGGGGCATAGGTGCAGGCCAGAGGAACTAAAATCAGACCCACGATGACATCCCCCATAAAAACGGTCATGACAACAGAGATTCCTATGAAGAGAAAAACAAATAATTCGGGACTAAGGTGGGCATTCAAAACAGGACTGAAGAGTTGCATAAAAACCTCTTTCACTCCGGTCTCTTCGCTGGTCATCGCTTCCGCCAAAGGCAGCGCCGTCCCCAATAAAAACAGGCTTGGCCAGGGAATCCCCTCACAAATCAATGCCACGAAATTGACAAAGTGCGCCGAATCTTTTTTTCTGAGAAAAGCTACAAAAGCCAATAACAGCACAACGATTCCCGTATTCCCCAGTTTTTTGAGAAATCGCGTCAACCCCAGATCACCGGGCAGTATCCCGGGCAAAAAAAGCAGTATAATCAGTACTCCCAATAGGGTGATGACCTGTTTCTGATACGTGTTAAACTTGAATGTATTGGCATAAACAAATTTGCTTTGGGCTATGGGAGTGACATCCGGTCTGAAGACGAATCTGCACAGGCCAACATAGCCCAGCACTGCCGAATAGCCGATGGCTGCCGCCAGAATGGTAAAGCTCATAAAATCAATCTGCAGACCGGTTTGTTTGGTAAAGACACCGGTCAAGATGACAGCCATCATTTTATAAGGCAAAGCGGCATGTCCCATCAGGCCGGCAAAGACAATACCCACGATCATCAGCTTGGGATAGTGATCTTTGTTGGTAAAGCCAAAAACCTGACAAAGTTTATATAATATCCCCCAGCAGATAATAATGGCCGGCGTAACACTGACCAGAGCTGCCACCACATAGGCGGCAGTCAGAATCAGAAGTGTAAGCATCCAGGGCCTCCCGCCGGCAAACCGCCTGGAAACCACCCAATTGGCAATAACTTCAGTAACTCCCGCCTTATCAACCATAGCGGCGAAAATAAGCATAAAAAACACAAATAAAAATGCATCCCCGCCATAACCCATTTGAAACGCTTCCGGTACAGTGGTGTATCCGGTAAATCCCAGGGCGATCAAACCCAGCAAAGCAGGCCAAAGGATCCCCACCGTGGACCAGGCATAAATAACCCCGGTAAAGATACCGATGATCCGCATGCCAAGCGGCGTCAGAGGCTCAACAACCGGAAAATACCAGCCTCCGGAAATCAGAGCAATCACGATCAGGCTGTTCAGATAATAAAGAATGGTTTGCCATGATCTCTCCCCGGCTTCTCTTTTCTGCACAGACATACACTACCCTCCCAACGCCTTGTATTGCCATTTTCACCCGGGCTGAACTGTTTTAAACTCATGGGCAGAACAGAGGCGTCACGGATTTAGGCACCGAATACTTACACCTGGTCTAGCCTGGGCTATCCATCCCGACAATACCTGAATGCAAAAACCAGGTATTGTCGGGCTTTTAACTGCTAAATGGCTGGATAGCCTCCCTGTATTAGAATAAAAGGTTGCCTAAAGTTAAGGATATAATGATTCCGATGACTGTCACCACCACAACCAGGGGCGTACCATATTTGATAATCTCTTTCGTGCTGACCCACTCTGTATTGCCGTGGAGGAGGGCCGTCAAGGGTCCTGCCGAAGGAAGAAGCACGGCGATGTTGCAAAATACGCTTACCGCAACAATCAACATCTGAATATTGGCGCCGATGCCCGAAGCATAGGTGATGGCCATGGGCACCATCAGCATTCCCACAACGACACCACCCATAAATTGCTTTAACAGAGCTGTAATCACCAAAATAAGGATGGCAAACATCACCGGATTGGCATTGGCGCCCAGGATCGGAGTGAATACCTGGGAAAGCAGTTCCTGGACACCGGTC is from Desulfitobacterium chlororespirans DSM 11544 and encodes:
- a CDS encoding CoA transferase, which encodes MVKRADAPQRGALQGVRVMHASMSIAGPFAAALMADMGADVIWVESAKAMDITRYGPGMASQLDRRNQRTIALNIPTPEGKEIFLRLLGKADIFIEASRGGQYGKWGLTDEVLWEVNPRLVIVHISGFGQTGDRSYTGRASYDPIAQAFGGLMSMNGLPGTRPAPAEVSIADYYTGFLAAYSALAAYIRAQKTGEGDSIDVAQYEAILRCQSGWPLDSWNHTERVYRRGMGNNNNAGFNSYRCGDGKKVYIVLLGVGVVKAALPIFGFTYGTDEFPALGSYKLDTLGGQKLEEAIEDFCRQRTAREVEEILSSAGVPCSMLMNHEMMPDHPHFLARETITRWQTVDGQSITGQNIVPKFKNNPGHIWRGCPAIGMDNEDILAEAGFSAREIASFYEKNIIKKGV
- a CDS encoding SLC13 family permease, with the translated sequence MSVQKREAGERSWQTILYYLNSLIVIALISGGWYFPVVEPLTPLGMRIIGIFTGVIYAWSTVGILWPALLGLIALGFTGYTTVPEAFQMGYGGDAFLFVFFMLIFAAMVDKAGVTEVIANWVVSRRFAGGRPWMLTLLILTAAYVVAALVSVTPAIIICWGILYKLCQVFGFTNKDHYPKLMIVGIVFAGLMGHAALPYKMMAVILTGVFTKQTGLQIDFMSFTILAAAIGYSAVLGYVGLCRFVFRPDVTPIAQSKFVYANTFKFNTYQKQVITLLGVLIILLFLPGILPGDLGLTRFLKKLGNTGIVVLLLAFVAFLRKKDSAHFVNFVALICEGIPWPSLFLLGTALPLAEAMTSEETGVKEVFMQLFSPVLNAHLSPELFVFLFIGISVVMTVFMGDVIVGLILVPLACTYAPVVGVSPGMLTVALCVSCLMGIVFPASSPLAALMHGNSEWVCSREIYQYTVPLAIVSPVIGALVCLTLGPLLF